A genomic stretch from Caulobacter sp. FWC2 includes:
- a CDS encoding BlaI/MecI/CopY family transcriptional regulator, which yields MSEPSDLELEVLKAFWRGGAMSAREAQGLIEPELGWSASTTRTVLERMVAKGLLVRRSVHGLAVYEARTAKVDVIGGVLNRLRGLLEINGRLPASAFAGSQILSETEIEELEALLNTAGSKAIGEDK from the coding sequence ATGAGCGAACCCTCCGACCTGGAACTGGAAGTGCTGAAGGCCTTCTGGCGCGGCGGCGCGATGAGCGCGCGCGAGGCGCAAGGCTTGATCGAGCCCGAGCTGGGCTGGAGCGCCTCGACCACCCGCACCGTGCTGGAGCGGATGGTGGCCAAGGGCCTGCTGGTGCGCCGCTCGGTCCACGGCCTGGCGGTCTATGAGGCGCGGACGGCCAAGGTCGACGTGATCGGCGGCGTGCTGAACCGCCTGCGCGGCCTGCTGGAGATCAACGGCCGCCTGCCCGCCTCGGCCTTCGCCGGCAGCCAGATCCTGTCCGAGACCGAGATCGAGGAACTGGAAGCCCTGCTCAACACCGCAGGCTCTAAGGCCATTGGGGAGGACAAGTGA
- the aroC gene encoding chorismate synthase, protein MSHNTFGHLFRVTTWGESHGPALGCVVDGVPPGIALTAEMIQAFLDKRRPGNGKFVTQRQEPDAVRILSGVFEDERTDGQRTTGTPISLMIENTDQRSKDYGEIAQAFRPGHADYPYFAKYGVRDYRGGGRSSARETAARVAAGAVARLVIPGVSVRAALVQIGPHAINRDNWDWTQTEQNPYWSPDAAIIPVWEEHLETIRKAGSSTGAVVEVEAVGVPAGWGAPLYGKLDAELAAALMSINAAKGVEIGDGFASAALTGEDNADAMRLGDNGEPVFLSNHAGGVLGGISSGQPVVARVAFKPTSSILIPRQTLNEAGQEIDLRTKGRHDPCVGIRGVPVVEAMTACVLADAFLRHRGQTGGHVFSPGESRP, encoded by the coding sequence ATGTCGCACAACACCTTCGGTCACCTGTTCCGCGTCACCACCTGGGGCGAAAGCCACGGCCCGGCGCTCGGCTGCGTCGTCGACGGCGTGCCGCCCGGCATCGCCCTGACGGCCGAGATGATCCAGGCGTTCCTCGACAAGCGCCGCCCCGGCAACGGCAAGTTCGTCACCCAGCGCCAGGAGCCGGACGCGGTGCGCATCCTGTCGGGCGTTTTCGAGGACGAACGCACCGACGGCCAGCGCACCACCGGCACGCCGATCAGCCTGATGATCGAGAACACCGACCAGCGGTCCAAGGACTATGGCGAGATCGCCCAGGCCTTCCGCCCGGGCCACGCCGACTATCCCTATTTCGCCAAGTACGGCGTGCGCGACTATCGCGGCGGCGGGCGCAGTTCGGCGCGCGAGACGGCGGCCCGCGTGGCGGCCGGCGCGGTGGCCCGACTGGTGATCCCCGGCGTGTCCGTTCGCGCCGCCCTGGTGCAGATCGGTCCGCACGCGATCAACCGCGACAACTGGGACTGGACCCAGACCGAGCAGAATCCCTACTGGTCGCCGGACGCAGCGATCATCCCCGTCTGGGAAGAGCACCTGGAGACGATCCGCAAGGCCGGCTCCTCGACCGGGGCCGTGGTCGAGGTCGAGGCCGTCGGCGTGCCCGCCGGCTGGGGCGCGCCGCTGTACGGCAAGCTGGACGCCGAACTCGCCGCCGCCCTGATGTCGATCAACGCCGCCAAGGGCGTCGAGATCGGTGACGGCTTCGCCAGCGCCGCCCTGACCGGCGAGGACAATGCCGACGCCATGCGCCTGGGCGACAACGGTGAGCCGGTGTTCCTGTCCAACCACGCCGGCGGCGTGCTGGGCGGCATCTCGAGCGGCCAGCCGGTGGTGGCGCGCGTGGCCTTCAAGCCGACCTCCTCGATCCTGATCCCGCGCCAGACCCTCAATGAGGCCGGCCAGGAGATCGATCTGCGCACCAAGGGCCGCCACGATCCGTGTGTCGGCATCCGCGGCGTGCCGGTGGTCGAGGCCATGACCGCCTGCGTGCTGGCCGACGCCTTCCTGCGCCATCGCGGCCAGACCGGCGGCCACGTGTTCTCGCCTGGCGAGAGCCGTCCATAG
- the queE gene encoding 7-carboxy-7-deazaguanine synthase, which yields MTYSVKEIFLTLQGEGGQAGKAAVFCRFSGCNLWTGREQDRAKAVCTFCDTDFVGTDGENGGKFATAQDLAAAVEAQWTGGPDDRLVVCTGGEPFLQLDDAAIEALHARGFQIACETNGTIEAPAGIDWICVSPKADAPVVQTSGQELKLVYPQDKALPERFAGLDFERFYLQPMDGPDRDRNTQLAVAYCLAHPQWRLSVQTHKYLGLP from the coding sequence ATGACCTATTCCGTCAAGGAAATCTTCCTCACCCTCCAGGGTGAGGGCGGCCAGGCGGGCAAGGCGGCGGTGTTCTGCCGGTTCTCCGGCTGCAACCTTTGGACCGGCCGCGAGCAGGACCGGGCCAAGGCCGTCTGCACCTTCTGCGACACCGACTTCGTGGGGACCGACGGCGAGAACGGCGGCAAGTTCGCCACGGCGCAGGACCTGGCGGCGGCGGTCGAGGCCCAGTGGACCGGCGGGCCGGACGACCGCCTGGTGGTCTGCACCGGCGGCGAGCCGTTCCTGCAACTGGACGACGCCGCGATCGAAGCCCTGCACGCGCGCGGCTTCCAGATCGCCTGCGAGACCAACGGCACGATCGAGGCCCCGGCCGGCATCGACTGGATCTGCGTCAGCCCCAAGGCCGACGCGCCCGTGGTCCAGACCTCGGGCCAGGAGCTGAAGCTGGTCTATCCGCAGGACAAGGCCCTGCCGGAGCGCTTCGCGGGCCTGGATTTCGAGCGGTTCTATCTGCAGCCGATGGACGGGCCGGATCGTGACCGCAATACGCAGCTGGCGGTCGCCTACTGCCTGGCCCATCCGCAATGGCGCCTGAGCGTCCAGACCCACAAATATCTGGGCCTGCCCTGA
- a CDS encoding response regulator: MRFDLLKILLVDDNQHMRMLLTEILRAIGVRHVFEAMDGAEALTILRSTAIDVVFTDLSMNGLDGIDFVQLVRQSPDSPNPFVPIVMITGHSTERRVHEARDAGVNEFLTKPITARGVIHRLTLLIENPRPFVRAGDYFGPDRRRRDDPRYRGERRREDDKQAFYVDDPRTERGHPTRRI; this comes from the coding sequence GTGCGGTTCGATCTCCTGAAGATCCTGCTGGTCGACGACAACCAGCACATGCGGATGCTGTTGACCGAGATCCTGCGGGCGATCGGCGTGCGCCATGTTTTCGAAGCCATGGACGGCGCCGAGGCGTTGACGATCCTGCGCTCCACCGCGATCGACGTGGTGTTCACCGACCTGTCGATGAACGGCCTGGACGGCATCGACTTCGTCCAGCTGGTCCGCCAATCGCCCGACAGTCCCAACCCGTTCGTGCCGATCGTCATGATCACCGGCCACTCGACCGAGCGCCGGGTGCATGAGGCCCGCGACGCCGGCGTCAACGAGTTCCTGACCAAGCCGATCACGGCGCGCGGCGTCATCCATCGCCTGACCCTGCTGATCGAGAATCCCCGGCCGTTCGTTCGCGCTGGCGACTATTTCGGCCCCGACCGCCGACGTCGCGACGACCCACGCTACCGGGGCGAACGGCGGCGCGAGGACGACAAGCAGGCGTTCTATGTCGACGACCCGCGGACCGAGCGCGGCCATCCGACGCGGAGAATTTAA
- a CDS encoding TonB-dependent receptor yields MSQTLRMRSLLIMGASAVAISGFAVPAFAQQAAKPAQGSTVIEELVVTAQKKEEALQDVPIAVSAFSQDSLEAQKIDGGPNLQQAIPNVTFAKSNFTNSFNFQIRGIGAKAVGASADQGVGVHLNNAPMQSGNLFEAEFYDVERVEVLRGPQGTLYGRNATGGVVNVITAKPTDQFEANVRAEYGNYNSIKLRGMVNVPIFGDKLAVRLSGASLKRDGFVTNTFNNHVVDDRDLYSTRVQVMFNPTDKLRTNFLWERFHENDNRARTGKQLCTKDNGPATVGGVPTGAARGFLTQGCLPASLYGSSAYGTVNTSGTLTGLLGNIFGFTSGDTNLGDTTSTNLREIETALDPLYRSGSNVYQLTLAYDLTDELTATSMTAYSKGSVYTKQDYNRNVSPVAFNNTPFTPGGFFNDPQVGNTNKFTTIDVSSGRSEQFSQELRLQSAYAGPLNFTVGAIHFTYRTLTDYYVIGNSLTLSSLALNASKGLSPTCNPATTANCIGIDTAADPTGDGHNYYDNRTPYTLVSDAVMGEVYYQLNDDLKFTLGLRQTRDKKAVKNYSTVLLAPGYGLTLNPTNPDQRARFSETTGRVGFDYKAHLGFTDDTLLYAFYSKGYKGGGINPGVPAGAVGISQTFDPEFVNAIEIGAKNTLAGGSVLINATGFSYDYKGYQISKIVNRTSVNENVDAKVYGFELESIWSPVRNLKLNANIGYLHTKIGNGVTSIDTMNRTQSNSAYTVVKVGPNASSVGANCVLASAGVATILGAGAGGTLPWACSGAAAYQAFLSAPAAAGGAGLPAPTAAFLANATGLYTYGAGYSIEGTAANLSGNELPNSPHWTTSIGAQYRFDLPSGWSATLRGDYYRQSQQFARVYNTEYDRLKSWDNGNLTLKLEKAEWGVSIDAYVKNIGNKTPIVDAYTTDDSSGLFTNVITAEPRLYGVSISKSW; encoded by the coding sequence ATGTCGCAAACTCTGCGTATGCGGAGCCTATTGATCATGGGCGCTTCTGCGGTCGCGATCTCCGGCTTCGCCGTCCCCGCGTTCGCTCAACAGGCCGCCAAGCCGGCCCAGGGCTCCACCGTCATCGAAGAGCTGGTCGTCACCGCCCAGAAGAAAGAAGAAGCGCTGCAGGACGTGCCGATCGCCGTGTCGGCGTTCAGCCAGGACTCGCTTGAAGCCCAGAAGATCGACGGCGGTCCCAACCTTCAGCAGGCGATCCCGAACGTCACCTTCGCCAAGAGCAATTTCACCAACAGCTTCAACTTCCAGATCCGCGGCATCGGGGCCAAGGCCGTCGGCGCCTCGGCCGACCAGGGCGTCGGCGTCCACCTGAACAACGCACCGATGCAGTCGGGCAACCTGTTCGAGGCCGAGTTCTACGACGTGGAGCGCGTCGAAGTGCTGCGCGGCCCGCAGGGCACCCTCTACGGCCGCAACGCCACCGGCGGCGTGGTCAATGTCATCACCGCCAAGCCGACCGACCAGTTCGAGGCCAATGTCCGGGCCGAATACGGCAACTACAATTCGATCAAGCTGCGCGGCATGGTCAACGTGCCGATCTTCGGCGACAAGCTGGCCGTCCGCCTGTCGGGTGCCTCGCTGAAGCGCGACGGCTTCGTCACCAACACCTTCAACAATCACGTCGTCGACGACCGGGACCTCTATTCGACCCGCGTCCAGGTGATGTTCAATCCGACTGACAAGCTGCGCACCAACTTCCTGTGGGAACGCTTCCACGAGAACGACAACCGCGCGCGCACCGGCAAGCAGCTATGCACCAAGGACAACGGCCCGGCCACGGTCGGCGGCGTGCCGACCGGCGCGGCGCGCGGCTTCCTGACCCAGGGCTGTCTGCCGGCCTCGCTGTACGGCTCCAGCGCCTACGGCACGGTCAACACCTCGGGCACCCTGACGGGCCTGCTGGGCAACATCTTCGGCTTCACCTCGGGCGACACCAACCTGGGTGACACCACCTCGACGAACCTGCGCGAGATCGAGACGGCGCTGGATCCGCTCTACCGCTCGGGCTCGAACGTCTACCAGCTGACCCTGGCCTACGACCTGACCGACGAGCTGACGGCCACCTCGATGACCGCCTACAGCAAGGGCAGCGTCTATACGAAGCAGGACTACAACCGGAACGTCTCGCCGGTCGCCTTCAACAACACGCCCTTCACGCCGGGCGGCTTCTTCAACGACCCGCAGGTCGGCAACACCAACAAGTTCACGACGATCGACGTCTCGTCGGGCCGCTCGGAACAGTTCAGCCAGGAACTTCGCCTGCAGTCGGCCTATGCCGGCCCGCTGAACTTTACCGTCGGCGCCATCCACTTCACCTACCGGACGCTGACCGACTACTACGTGATCGGCAACTCGCTGACCCTGTCGTCGCTGGCGCTGAACGCCTCCAAGGGCCTGTCGCCCACCTGCAACCCGGCGACCACCGCCAACTGCATCGGCATCGACACGGCGGCCGACCCGACCGGCGACGGCCACAACTACTATGACAACCGCACGCCCTACACCCTGGTGTCGGACGCGGTCATGGGCGAGGTTTACTATCAGCTGAACGACGACCTGAAGTTCACCCTGGGCCTGCGCCAGACCCGCGACAAGAAGGCGGTCAAGAACTACTCGACCGTGCTGCTGGCCCCTGGCTACGGCCTGACCCTGAACCCGACCAATCCTGACCAGCGCGCCCGCTTCAGCGAGACCACGGGCCGCGTCGGCTTCGACTACAAGGCCCATCTGGGCTTTACCGACGACACCCTGCTCTATGCCTTCTATTCCAAGGGCTACAAGGGCGGCGGCATCAATCCGGGCGTTCCGGCGGGCGCGGTCGGCATCAGCCAGACCTTCGATCCCGAATTCGTCAACGCCATCGAGATCGGCGCCAAGAACACCCTGGCCGGCGGCAGTGTTCTGATCAACGCCACGGGCTTCTCGTACGACTACAAGGGCTATCAGATCTCCAAGATCGTGAACCGCACCTCGGTGAACGAGAACGTCGACGCCAAGGTCTACGGCTTCGAGCTGGAAAGCATCTGGTCGCCGGTGCGGAACCTGAAGCTGAACGCCAATATCGGCTACCTGCACACCAAGATCGGCAACGGCGTCACCTCGATCGACACGATGAACCGGACCCAGTCCAACTCTGCCTATACGGTCGTGAAGGTGGGTCCGAACGCCTCGTCCGTCGGCGCCAACTGCGTGCTGGCCAGCGCCGGCGTCGCCACCATCCTGGGCGCCGGGGCCGGGGGCACCCTGCCCTGGGCCTGCTCGGGCGCGGCGGCCTATCAGGCCTTCCTTTCGGCCCCGGCCGCGGCCGGCGGCGCGGGCCTCCCCGCCCCCACGGCGGCGTTCCTGGCCAACGCCACGGGCCTCTACACCTACGGGGCCGGCTACTCGATCGAAGGCACGGCGGCGAACCTGTCGGGCAACGAGCTGCCCAACTCGCCGCACTGGACCACCTCTATCGGCGCCCAGTACCGCTTCGACCTGCCCTCCGGCTGGTCGGCCACCCTGCGCGGCGACTACTACCGCCAGAGCCAGCAGTTCGCTCGGGTCTACAACACCGAGTACGACCGCCTGAAGTCGTGGGACAACGGCAACCTCACCCTGAAGCTCGAAAAGGCGGAATGGGGTGTCTCGATCGACGCCTATGTGAAGAACATCGGCAACAAGACGCCGATCGTCGACGCCTACACCACCGACGACAGCTCCGGCCTGTTCACCAATGTGATAACCGCCGAGCCGCGCCTCTACGGCGTGTCGATCTCCAAGTCCTGGTAA
- a CDS encoding M56 family metallopeptidase, with protein MNALFASAALGLVAAWPASGLGWMLGKAADRLTDDPLTRATAWNRAVALPPTVLGLMVGIAALPKVATDPVYQVALASKTVASAGAAMTEASARALSGIDGVEAAGAILILGALGGLAVAGVRQGIGRARLKHIVAKARPASQDLTLAVRAAARRLDTLRPEVKISDDIDQPMLAGLTTPTILLPADMVARLDVQRLAPICAHELAHLKRGDNWRLLFEHLLGGLLWMVPPFALIRARAAAVREELSDALALDGASPTDRRGYAETLIEVLRHRAAPALHPAFTGKGRKPTAMRLTAITDPRDPASFARRTLLGLAGLLAMALAAGASIALAQQAEPHSNTRTVITDNTSGQYVDIRSDYVRVSNAELINGRLKVPDGQTSTYHGNVEVRGRLRAPATIVLLNGQTPPPGFDPTTLPRGAISQVQVVNRMVNDRSQVTLNIIMKPSV; from the coding sequence ATGAACGCGCTCTTCGCCTCCGCCGCCCTGGGTCTGGTCGCCGCCTGGCCGGCCAGCGGGCTGGGCTGGATGCTCGGCAAGGCCGCCGACCGGCTGACCGACGACCCTTTGACCCGCGCCACGGCCTGGAACCGCGCGGTGGCCCTGCCGCCGACGGTGCTGGGCCTGATGGTCGGGATCGCGGCCCTGCCGAAGGTCGCCACCGATCCGGTCTACCAGGTCGCCTTGGCCTCCAAGACCGTCGCCTCGGCCGGGGCGGCGATGACCGAGGCCTCGGCCCGGGCCCTCTCGGGCATAGACGGCGTCGAGGCGGCGGGCGCGATCCTGATCCTCGGCGCGCTGGGCGGCCTGGCGGTGGCGGGGGTGCGGCAGGGGATCGGCCGGGCGCGTCTGAAGCACATCGTCGCCAAGGCCCGCCCGGCCTCGCAGGATCTGACCCTGGCCGTCCGCGCCGCCGCTCGCCGCCTCGACACCCTCCGTCCCGAGGTCAAGATCAGCGACGACATCGACCAGCCGATGCTGGCCGGCCTCACGACGCCCACGATCCTGCTGCCCGCCGACATGGTCGCGCGGCTGGACGTCCAGCGCCTGGCGCCGATCTGCGCCCACGAGCTGGCCCACCTGAAGCGCGGCGACAACTGGCGGCTGCTGTTCGAGCACCTGCTGGGCGGCCTGCTGTGGATGGTCCCGCCGTTCGCGCTGATCCGCGCCCGCGCCGCCGCCGTGCGCGAGGAACTCAGCGACGCCCTGGCCCTGGACGGCGCCAGCCCCACCGACCGTCGCGGCTATGCCGAGACCCTGATCGAGGTGCTGCGCCACCGCGCCGCGCCCGCCCTGCATCCCGCCTTCACCGGCAAGGGAAGGAAACCCACCGCCATGCGCCTGACAGCCATCACCGATCCCCGCGACCCCGCCAGCTTCGCCCGCCGGACCCTGCTGGGCCTGGCTGGCCTGCTGGCCATGGCCCTGGCCGCCGGAGCCTCGATCGCCCTGGCCCAGCAGGCCGAGCCGCACAGCAACACCCGCACCGTGATCACCGACAACACCAGCGGCCAGTATGTCGACATCCGCTCGGACTATGTGCGGGTGAGCAACGCCGAGCTGATCAATGGCCGGCTGAAGGTTCCTGACGGCCAGACCTCCACCTATCACGGCAATGTCGAGGTGCGCGGCCGTCTGCGCGCCCCGGCGACGATCGTGCTGCTGAACGGCCAGACCCCGCCGCCCGGCTTCGATCCGACCACCCTGCCGCGCGGGGCGATCAGTCAGGTCCAGGTCGTCAACCGGATGGTCAATGACCGCTCGCAGGTGACGCTGAACATCATCATGAAGCCTAGCGTCTAG
- a CDS encoding pectate lyase — MLDRRLHRAAGALALTLFAGPAFAREVLAFPGAEGAGRLATGGRGGAVLHVTNLNDSGPGSLRAAVEAKGPRTVVFDVAGTIQLKTPLKISNGQITLAGQTAPGGGVTLRDQTLIVSADDVVIRFIRSRLGAESKVEGDAIWISGGRRIILDHVSASWSVDETLSASARYDKAGQGFYDLTVQWSIIAESLAHSIHVKGDHGYGSLIRGGNGSRISFHHNLWANHMARMPRPGNYEGPDKDPIGAFFDFRSNVFYNWGHDRAGYNADAATLSAYNFVDNAYVPGPNSEKRFAFKESDALAKAYFAGNSMDGVVPADPWSLVTFTIPEPTGYRLVAPVEVAPVTPERADKAYARVLADAGASVWRDPVDRRIVEGVKTRTGKVIDTQAEVGGWPVLPAGKAALDTDGDGMPDAWEKAHGFDPRRADGAALAKDGSGWTNLELYMADAARHRR; from the coding sequence ATGCTGGACCGCCGACTTCACCGCGCCGCCGGCGCCCTGGCGCTGACCCTGTTCGCAGGACCGGCCTTCGCCCGGGAAGTCCTGGCCTTTCCGGGGGCAGAGGGCGCGGGACGGCTGGCGACCGGCGGCCGGGGCGGCGCGGTGCTCCATGTCACCAACCTGAACGACTCCGGCCCAGGCTCCCTGCGGGCGGCGGTCGAGGCCAAGGGCCCGCGCACGGTGGTCTTCGACGTCGCCGGCACGATCCAGCTCAAGACCCCGCTGAAGATCAGCAACGGACAGATCACCCTCGCCGGCCAGACCGCGCCGGGCGGCGGCGTCACCCTGCGCGACCAGACCCTGATCGTCAGCGCCGACGATGTGGTCATCCGCTTCATCCGCTCGCGCCTGGGGGCCGAGAGCAAGGTCGAGGGCGACGCGATCTGGATTTCGGGCGGCCGGCGGATCATCCTGGACCACGTCTCGGCTAGCTGGTCGGTGGACGAGACCCTGTCGGCCTCGGCCCGCTACGACAAGGCGGGGCAGGGATTCTACGACCTGACCGTCCAGTGGTCGATCATCGCCGAGAGCCTCGCCCACTCGATCCACGTCAAGGGTGACCACGGTTACGGCAGCCTGATCCGGGGCGGCAACGGCAGCCGGATCAGCTTTCACCACAATCTCTGGGCCAACCACATGGCCCGCATGCCGCGCCCCGGAAACTACGAGGGGCCGGACAAGGACCCGATCGGGGCGTTCTTCGATTTCCGCTCGAACGTCTTCTACAACTGGGGTCACGACCGGGCGGGCTACAACGCGGACGCCGCCACGCTGTCGGCCTACAACTTCGTCGACAACGCCTATGTCCCCGGCCCTAACTCGGAGAAGCGCTTCGCCTTCAAGGAAAGCGATGCGCTGGCCAAGGCCTATTTCGCCGGCAACAGCATGGACGGCGTGGTCCCGGCCGATCCGTGGAGCCTGGTGACCTTCACCATTCCAGAGCCCACCGGCTATCGCCTCGTGGCGCCGGTCGAGGTGGCGCCGGTGACGCCCGAGCGCGCCGACAAGGCCTATGCCCGCGTGCTGGCCGACGCCGGCGCCTCGGTCTGGCGCGATCCGGTCGACCGGCGGATCGTCGAGGGCGTGAAAACCCGCACCGGCAAGGTGATCGACACCCAGGCCGAGGTCGGCGGCTGGCCGGTCCTGCCTGCGGGCAAGGCGGCTCTCGACACCGACGGCGACGGCATGCCCGACGCCTGGGAAAAGGCCCACGGCTTCGATCCTCGCAGGGCCGACGGCGCGGCCCTGGCCAAGGACGGCTCGGGCTGGACGAACCTGGAACTCTATATGGCCGACGCAGCCAGACATCGGCGATAG
- a CDS encoding M56 family metallopeptidase: MHPLLTSTALGLIAAWPVGALGFGLGRLVERLTDDPRPRAAAWSLAYALPAGALAATVALTFAPAVIKPAAPAAAIVPGPVRMAMVEMTADARPAPVVQAWSPSPALINGLAWGLVGLSAAGLLTRGWRWNRGRRRLAQVRAAAEPCQDLALVEAVRLRASRLRVSAPRVRISAAVSEPLLAGVRRPVILLPKALAQSADTRRLELVCGHELAHLRRGDNWRIPAEEALSGLFWLVPPVKALRGRMLAAREAVCDLTALDGAAPEARRDYARALVEALKMNAQPSSQLAFESAFTGRDRNLAALRLSAILQPRGRASALRVGLVFALGGALTAATGAGSLALADQARRIAPPPSPETVAAVAAEAAPAAEAAPAAEAAPASEAAPAALAPVAPMAAPMAALPSAAAPAMAPLRVSSGPTPQPNPTPDPRPNPNPNSNPNANPNAAGKSRLDPIEIAADSQETYQKEDKTIFQGSVTVRGRINPVNVVVNVNGVRAAAWFQPQDLRDGAIGRLEVINAKAGDPVLNITLNDPQK, encoded by the coding sequence ATGCATCCGCTGCTGACCTCCACCGCGCTGGGCCTGATCGCCGCCTGGCCCGTCGGCGCCCTGGGCTTTGGCCTGGGCCGCCTGGTCGAGCGCCTGACCGACGACCCGCGCCCGCGCGCCGCCGCCTGGAGCCTGGCCTACGCCCTGCCCGCCGGCGCCCTGGCCGCCACGGTGGCCCTGACCTTCGCCCCTGCGGTGATCAAGCCGGCCGCGCCGGCCGCCGCGATCGTTCCCGGACCGGTCCGCATGGCCATGGTCGAGATGACCGCCGACGCTCGACCGGCGCCGGTCGTTCAGGCGTGGTCGCCCTCGCCCGCGCTGATCAACGGCCTGGCCTGGGGCCTGGTGGGGCTCTCGGCCGCCGGCCTTCTGACACGCGGCTGGCGCTGGAACCGGGGCCGTCGTCGTCTGGCCCAGGTCCGCGCCGCCGCCGAGCCGTGTCAGGACTTGGCTCTGGTCGAGGCCGTCCGCCTGCGCGCCAGCCGCCTGCGGGTCAGCGCGCCGCGCGTGCGGATCAGCGCCGCCGTCTCCGAGCCGCTGCTGGCCGGCGTCCGCCGCCCGGTGATCCTGCTGCCCAAGGCGCTGGCGCAGAGCGCCGACACCCGCCGGCTGGAGCTGGTCTGCGGCCACGAGCTGGCCCACCTGCGACGCGGCGACAACTGGCGAATCCCGGCCGAGGAAGCCCTGTCCGGCCTCTTCTGGCTGGTCCCGCCGGTCAAGGCCCTGCGCGGCCGGATGCTGGCCGCCCGCGAGGCCGTCTGCGACCTGACCGCCCTGGACGGCGCCGCCCCCGAGGCCCGCCGCGACTATGCCCGCGCCCTTGTGGAGGCCCTGAAGATGAACGCCCAGCCCTCGTCTCAGCTGGCCTTCGAGTCGGCCTTTACCGGCCGCGACCGCAACCTGGCCGCCCTGCGCCTGTCGGCGATCCTGCAGCCGCGAGGCCGCGCTTCGGCCCTGCGCGTGGGTCTGGTCTTCGCCCTGGGCGGCGCCCTGACCGCCGCCACCGGGGCCGGCTCGCTGGCCCTGGCCGACCAGGCCCGCCGCATCGCCCCGCCGCCTTCGCCCGAGACCGTCGCTGCGGTGGCCGCCGAGGCCGCGCCCGCCGCTGAAGCCGCCCCAGCGGCGGAGGCGGCGCCGGCTTCCGAAGCCGCGCCCGCTGCGCTGGCGCCAGTGGCCCCCATGGCGGCGCCGATGGCCGCGCTCCCCTCGGCCGCCGCTCCGGCAATGGCTCCGCTGCGCGTGTCGTCGGGTCCGACCCCTCAGCCCAATCCCACGCCAGATCCCCGCCCCAACCCCAACCCGAACTCGAACCCGAACGCCAATCCAAATGCCGCAGGGAAGTCGAGACTGGATCCAATCGAGATCGCGGCGGACTCGCAGGAGACCTACCAGAAGGAAGACAAGACGATCTTCCAGGGCTCGGTCACCGTCCGGGGTCGCATCAACCCGGTGAACGTGGTCGTGAACGTCAACGGCGTGAGGGCCGCGGCGTGGTTCCAGCCGCAAGACCTGCGCGACGGCGCCATTGGGCGCCTGGAGGTGATCAACGCCAAGGCCGGCGATCCCGTCCTCAACATCACGCTGAACGATCCGCAGAAATAA
- the queC gene encoding 7-cyano-7-deazaguanine synthase QueC, producing the protein MSPNTATGALVLFSGGQDSSVCLAWALERYERVETVGFDYGQRHSIEMDARQAVRREVAARFPQWADRLGEDHVLDIRSFGQVAQSALTADRAIEMTERGLPSTFVPGRNLVFLIYAAALADRRGVDALVGGMCETDFSGYPDCRRDTLDAQQNALNLGMDRNFRVETPLMWLTKAQTWALAKTLGGEDLVQLIIEESHTCYQGERGVLHAWGHGCGTCPACELRAKGYVEWDAAGREALPKEAPAQ; encoded by the coding sequence ATGAGCCCGAACACCGCCACTGGCGCGCTTGTCCTGTTCTCCGGCGGCCAGGACAGCAGCGTCTGCCTCGCCTGGGCCCTCGAGCGCTATGAGCGCGTCGAGACGGTCGGCTTCGACTATGGCCAGCGCCACTCCATCGAGATGGACGCCCGCCAGGCCGTGCGCCGCGAGGTGGCCGCCCGCTTCCCGCAATGGGCCGACCGCCTCGGTGAAGACCACGTCCTCGACATCCGGAGCTTCGGCCAGGTGGCCCAGTCGGCCCTGACCGCCGACCGCGCCATCGAGATGACCGAGCGCGGCCTGCCCTCGACCTTCGTGCCGGGCCGCAACCTGGTGTTCCTGATCTACGCCGCAGCCCTGGCCGACCGCCGGGGCGTCGACGCCCTGGTCGGCGGGATGTGCGAGACCGACTTCTCGGGCTATCCCGACTGTCGCCGCGACACGCTGGACGCCCAGCAGAACGCGCTGAACCTCGGCATGGACCGGAACTTCCGGGTCGAGACGCCGCTGATGTGGCTGACCAAGGCCCAGACCTGGGCCCTGGCCAAGACGCTGGGCGGCGAAGATCTGGTCCAACTGATCATCGAGGAAAGCCACACCTGCTACCAGGGCGAACGCGGCGTGCTGCACGCCTGGGGCCATGGCTGCGGAACCTGCCCGGCGTGCGAGCTGCGCGCGAAGGGCTATGTCGAGTGGGACGCAGCGGGGCGCGAGGCGCTGCCCAAGGAGGCGCCGGCGCAATGA